Proteins encoded by one window of Streptomyces sp. NBC_01571:
- a CDS encoding ATP/GTP-binding protein: protein MVSENSDASAAESSALALKILVAGGFGVGKTTLVGAVSEIRPLRTEELLSEAGQSVDDTEGVDRKATTTVAMDFGRITIRSGLSLYLFGTPGQDRFWFLWDELSLGALGAVVLADTRRLEDCFPAVDYFEHRHIPFVVAVNCFAGARAYGAQDVSRALDLDRGTPVVLCDARDRDSGKEVLIRLVEYAGRVHTARLLDSVG, encoded by the coding sequence ATGGTCTCCGAGAACTCCGACGCCTCGGCCGCCGAGTCGTCCGCGCTGGCATTGAAGATACTGGTCGCCGGTGGGTTCGGCGTGGGGAAGACCACCCTGGTGGGCGCGGTCAGCGAGATCCGCCCGTTGCGCACCGAGGAACTGCTGAGCGAGGCAGGCCAGTCGGTGGACGACACCGAGGGTGTGGACCGCAAGGCCACGACGACCGTCGCCATGGACTTCGGCCGCATCACCATCCGGTCCGGTCTCTCCCTCTACCTCTTCGGCACCCCGGGCCAGGACCGCTTCTGGTTCCTGTGGGACGAACTGTCGCTGGGCGCGCTCGGAGCCGTCGTCCTCGCGGACACCCGGCGGCTCGAGGACTGCTTCCCGGCGGTGGACTACTTCGAGCACCGGCACATCCCGTTCGTGGTGGCCGTCAACTGCTTCGCGGGCGCCCGGGCCTACGGAGCCCAGGACGTGTCCCGCGCCCTCGACCTCGACCGGGGCACGCCGGTGGTGCTCTGTGACGCCCGTGACCGGGACTCCGGCAAGGAGGTGCTGATCCGACTGGTGGAGTACGCCGGGCGGGTGCACACCGCCCGGCTGCTCGACTCCGTCGGCTGA
- a CDS encoding PadR family transcriptional regulator has protein sequence MLELAILGFLYDSPLHGYELRKRLTALTGHVKPVAESTLYPAIKRLEKAGMLARTTEPGAVAAPRHVLTLTEEGKDTLRRRLAEPARSDITDENRWFTVLAFLRHLDDPAAQASVLRRRLTFLEEPASFFYEGDRPLRAEELDDPFRRGILTIARATSVAELSWLRATIGSLDASDG, from the coding sequence ATGCTGGAACTGGCCATCCTCGGATTTCTGTACGACTCCCCCTTGCACGGCTACGAACTCCGCAAGCGCCTCACCGCGCTGACCGGGCACGTGAAACCCGTCGCCGAGAGCACGCTGTATCCCGCGATCAAGCGGCTGGAGAAGGCGGGCATGCTGGCGCGGACGACGGAGCCGGGCGCCGTGGCCGCCCCTCGCCATGTCCTGACCCTCACCGAGGAGGGCAAAGACACACTGCGCCGCCGACTCGCGGAACCCGCGCGCAGCGACATCACCGACGAGAACCGCTGGTTCACGGTGCTCGCCTTCCTGAGGCACCTCGACGACCCCGCGGCGCAGGCCTCGGTGTTGCGCCGCAGGCTCACTTTCCTGGAAGAGCCGGCCAGCTTCTTCTACGAAGGCGACCGGCCCCTGCGCGCCGAGGAGCTGGACGACCCCTTCAGGCGCGGCATCCTCACCATCGCGCGGGCCACGAGCGTGGCCGAACTGTCCTGGCTGCGGGCCACGATCGGCTCACTCGACGCGAGTGACGGGTGA
- a CDS encoding class I SAM-dependent methyltransferase has translation MSENHTHVREFFTARAADWDVRFPDDGPAYAAAAAELGLREGDRVLDAGCGTGRALPPLRAAVGPSGVVIGADLTPAMLAAAVRAGRDRDGQLLLADVAALPLRTGSLDAVFGAGLVAHLPHPEANLRELARVVRPGGTLALFHPIGRAALAARQGRRITPDDLRAEANLRPLLAGSGWDMTSYADEDARFLALAVHRS, from the coding sequence ATGAGCGAGAACCACACACACGTCCGGGAATTCTTCACGGCGCGCGCCGCCGACTGGGACGTCAGGTTTCCCGACGACGGGCCCGCGTACGCGGCGGCGGCGGCCGAACTCGGTCTGCGCGAGGGCGACCGGGTACTCGACGCGGGCTGCGGCACCGGGCGCGCCCTGCCGCCGCTGCGAGCGGCCGTGGGACCGTCCGGAGTGGTCATCGGAGCCGATCTGACCCCGGCGATGCTGGCAGCCGCCGTACGGGCCGGGCGGGACCGCGACGGGCAGCTGCTGCTCGCCGACGTCGCCGCGCTGCCGCTGCGCACCGGATCGCTCGACGCCGTGTTCGGCGCGGGCCTCGTCGCCCACCTCCCGCACCCGGAGGCGAATCTGCGGGAGTTGGCGCGGGTGGTGCGTCCCGGCGGCACGCTGGCGCTGTTCCATCCGATCGGCCGGGCGGCGCTCGCGGCCCGCCAGGGTCGCCGGATCACGCCGGACGATCTGCGCGCGGAGGCGAATCTGCGGCCTCTGCTGGCAGGTTCCGGATGGGACATGACGTCGTACGCCGACGAGGACGCCCGCTTCCTGGCGCTCGCCGTACACCGGAGCTGA
- a CDS encoding DUF742 domain-containing protein produces MSEGVVGSQWYDNEAGPLVRPYAMTGGRTQPGPTGVRFDLIALVTLETAAPGADDDSLLGPEHRHLIDLCRVETQSVAELAADTDLPVGVVRVLLGDLLERGRVTVSRPVPPAQLPDERILHEVIEGLRAL; encoded by the coding sequence ATGAGCGAGGGCGTGGTGGGCAGCCAGTGGTACGACAACGAGGCGGGACCCCTCGTCCGCCCGTACGCGATGACGGGCGGACGCACCCAACCCGGCCCCACCGGGGTGCGCTTCGACCTGATCGCTCTGGTCACCCTCGAAACGGCCGCGCCCGGGGCCGACGACGACTCGCTTCTCGGGCCGGAACACCGCCACCTCATCGACCTGTGCCGTGTCGAGACCCAGTCCGTGGCCGAGCTCGCCGCGGACACCGACCTGCCGGTAGGCGTGGTCAGAGTGCTGCTGGGCGACCTGCTGGAACGCGGCCGCGTCACGGTCAGCCGCCCGGTGCCGCCCGCACAGCTGCCCGACGAGCGGATCCTCCACGAGGTGATCGAAGGGTTGAGGGCGCTCTAG
- a CDS encoding alpha/beta fold hydrolase has translation MKQAEFDGKGSRIRWTEAAGAGPARVYVHGLGSASTVYNAHIAARPELAGRRSLFVDLPGHGISDRPVDFGYTLEDHADALAAALDEARVTAAELVAHSMGGAVAIVLADRRPDLVSRLVLVEANLDPYPPDVVGGSGITSYSEREYVENGGHARVLDKIGPTWAATMRLADPLALHRTATGLARGTTPTMRRLLETSTVARVYLQGELSGELDDRKGLEAAGVRVVTVPGAGHNIMFDNPDALAAEVAATA, from the coding sequence ATGAAGCAGGCAGAGTTCGACGGCAAAGGAAGTCGGATCCGCTGGACGGAGGCCGCAGGCGCGGGTCCGGCCCGGGTGTATGTGCACGGCCTGGGATCGGCCTCGACGGTCTACAACGCCCACATCGCCGCGCGGCCCGAACTGGCAGGGCGTCGCTCCCTGTTCGTGGACCTGCCGGGTCATGGCATCAGTGACCGGCCCGTGGACTTCGGTTACACCCTGGAGGATCACGCCGACGCGCTGGCCGCCGCTCTGGACGAGGCCCGTGTCACGGCGGCGGAGCTCGTCGCCCACAGCATGGGCGGCGCCGTGGCCATCGTGCTCGCGGACCGCCGGCCCGACTTGGTGTCCAGGCTCGTCCTCGTGGAAGCGAATCTCGACCCGTACCCTCCGGACGTGGTGGGCGGCAGCGGCATCACCTCGTACTCGGAGCGGGAGTACGTCGAAAACGGCGGCCACGCGCGCGTGCTCGACAAGATCGGCCCCACCTGGGCCGCCACCATGCGACTCGCCGACCCGCTCGCCCTCCACCGGACCGCGACCGGACTCGCGCGCGGCACCACGCCCACGATGCGCCGTCTCCTGGAGACGTCGACGGTGGCCCGTGTCTACCTCCAGGGGGAACTGAGCGGCGAACTGGACGACAGGAAAGGCCTGGAGGCCGCCGGTGTGCGCGTGGTGACCGTACCCGGAGCGGGACACAACATCATGTTCGACAACCCCGACGCCCTTGCGGCCGAGGTCGCCGCAACGGCCTGA
- a CDS encoding roadblock/LC7 domain-containing protein: MIQDPSLRAAQRSGELDWLLDDLVLRVAEVRHAVVLSNDGLAVGASTGLGRADAEHLAAVASGFHSLAKGAGRHFGAGGVRQTLVEMDDGFLLVAAAGDGSCLSVLTAATADIGLVAYEMARLVKRVGEHLHAPPRAAAQPPAAGSAEEGRYG, encoded by the coding sequence GTGATTCAGGACCCGAGCCTGCGGGCTGCCCAGAGATCCGGCGAGCTCGACTGGCTGCTGGACGACCTGGTGCTTCGTGTGGCCGAAGTACGGCACGCGGTGGTGCTGTCGAACGACGGGCTGGCGGTGGGAGCCTCCACCGGCCTTGGCCGCGCGGACGCCGAACACCTGGCCGCTGTCGCCTCCGGCTTCCACAGTCTGGCGAAAGGCGCGGGCCGTCATTTCGGTGCCGGGGGCGTACGCCAGACGCTGGTCGAGATGGACGACGGCTTCCTGCTCGTGGCGGCAGCGGGCGACGGGTCGTGCCTGTCCGTCCTCACCGCCGCGACGGCCGACATCGGGCTGGTGGCCTACGAGATGGCACGGCTGGTCAAGCGCGTCGGCGAGCACCTCCACGCACCTCCGCGCGCCGCCGCGCAACCGCCCGCCGCCGGATCGGCCGAGGAGGGCCGATACGGATGA
- a CDS encoding PPOX class F420-dependent oxidoreductase translates to MAQKMTDEQWRAFVSHGTRTGKLSTVRADGSPHVAPIWFLLDGDDLIFNTSKETVKGRNLARDGRVALCVDDDRPPFDFVVLEGRAELSEDPDELRRWAARIGGRYMGAERAEEFGKRNGVPGELLVRVPIDKILAYSAVAE, encoded by the coding sequence ATGGCACAGAAGATGACCGACGAGCAATGGCGGGCCTTCGTCTCGCACGGCACCCGCACCGGAAAACTGTCGACCGTCCGGGCGGACGGGAGTCCGCACGTGGCGCCGATCTGGTTCCTGCTGGACGGTGACGACCTGATCTTCAACACCTCGAAGGAGACCGTGAAGGGACGGAACCTGGCCCGTGACGGCCGCGTCGCCCTCTGTGTGGACGACGACCGGCCGCCGTTCGACTTCGTGGTGCTGGAAGGCCGCGCCGAACTGTCCGAGGACCCTGACGAGTTGCGCCGCTGGGCCGCCCGAATCGGTGGCCGCTACATGGGTGCGGAGCGGGCGGAGGAGTTCGGGAAACGCAACGGAGTCCCGGGCGAACTCCTCGTACGCGTGCCGATCGACAAGATCCTGGCCTACTCCGCGGTGGCGGAGTAG
- a CDS encoding oxygenase MpaB family protein, giving the protein MKRYERLERIRRMDPREEASEIYRLSSVYEFPWDFTRALELALYRTYAIPGIGRLLAETAELTDRTQKRYDDTALLLDTVVEHGFDSEEGRTAIRRINQMHRSYDIGNADMRYVLCTFVVVPKRWIDAYGWRRMSRHEIVASVVHYRTLGRHMGIKGIPETYEEFEACLDAYEEAHFGWDEGARRVSDATLGLMASWYPRPLAPLLRASTLALLDEPLLRAFRYEPPGAATRALVRRAVRARGRLVRLLPPRRAPHHARHNREIKGYPNGYRVAELGTCPVPGVRGCPASPVTRVE; this is encoded by the coding sequence GTGAAGCGCTACGAGCGACTCGAGCGGATTCGGCGGATGGACCCGCGTGAAGAGGCGTCGGAGATCTACCGGCTCAGCTCCGTCTACGAATTCCCCTGGGACTTCACCCGCGCCCTGGAACTGGCCCTCTACCGCACGTACGCCATCCCCGGCATCGGCCGCCTGCTCGCCGAGACGGCGGAGCTCACCGACCGCACGCAGAAGCGGTACGACGACACCGCGCTGCTTCTGGACACCGTCGTCGAGCACGGCTTCGACTCCGAGGAGGGGCGTACCGCGATCCGGCGCATCAACCAGATGCACCGCAGCTACGACATCGGCAACGCGGACATGCGGTACGTGCTCTGCACCTTCGTGGTCGTGCCCAAACGGTGGATCGACGCCTACGGGTGGCGCAGGATGTCACGGCACGAGATCGTCGCGTCCGTCGTCCACTACCGCACTCTGGGACGGCACATGGGCATCAAGGGCATCCCGGAGACGTACGAGGAGTTCGAGGCGTGCCTCGACGCCTACGAAGAGGCCCATTTCGGGTGGGACGAGGGCGCGCGTCGCGTCTCCGACGCGACCCTCGGCCTGATGGCCTCCTGGTACCCGCGCCCCCTGGCGCCCCTGCTGCGCGCCTCGACGCTCGCCCTGCTCGACGAGCCGCTGCTGCGGGCGTTCCGGTACGAGCCGCCGGGTGCTGCCACCCGCGCGCTGGTCCGCCGTGCCGTACGGGCGCGCGGCCGTCTGGTCCGGCTGCTGCCGCCCCGCAGGGCCCCGCACCACGCACGACACAACCGGGAGATCAAGGGTTACCCGAACGGCTACCGCGTAGCCGAGCTGGGCACGTGTCCGGTGCCAGGCGTGCGCGGCTGCCCCGCCTCACCCGTCACTCGCGTCGAGTGA
- a CDS encoding MHYT domain-containing protein: MGHLDHAAFGWLTPVLSYAMACTGAALGLRCTVRALGATGRSRRNWLLAAASAIATGIWTMHFVAMLGFSVGGTEIRYDVPLTILSLLVALVVVGAGVFAVGYGRDRGRSLALGGLTTGLGVASMHYLGMAALRLHGSVRYDPLLVGLSVAIAVVAATAALWAGLNIKSPVAVVGASLVMGGAVSSMHYTGMLAVSVRVSPSGQALPGATVMQFVFPLAVGLGSYLFLTSAFVALSPTAHEREASAAAQRPVESAAR; encoded by the coding sequence ATGGGACACCTGGACCACGCCGCCTTCGGCTGGCTGACCCCCGTTCTGTCGTACGCGATGGCCTGTACCGGCGCCGCTCTCGGGCTGCGCTGCACGGTCCGCGCGCTCGGCGCCACCGGGCGTTCGCGCCGCAACTGGCTCCTCGCCGCGGCCTCGGCCATCGCCACCGGCATCTGGACGATGCACTTCGTGGCGATGCTCGGGTTCAGCGTCGGCGGCACCGAGATCCGTTACGACGTCCCGCTGACCATCCTGAGTCTGCTCGTCGCCCTGGTCGTCGTGGGCGCGGGTGTCTTCGCCGTCGGATACGGCCGCGACCGGGGGCGTTCGCTCGCCCTGGGCGGACTCACCACAGGGCTCGGGGTCGCGAGCATGCACTACCTCGGGATGGCCGCGCTGCGGCTGCACGGCTCCGTGCGCTACGACCCGTTGCTCGTCGGACTCTCCGTGGCGATCGCCGTGGTCGCGGCGACCGCGGCCCTGTGGGCGGGGCTCAACATCAAATCGCCTGTCGCGGTCGTCGGGGCCTCACTCGTCATGGGCGGCGCCGTGAGCAGCATGCACTACACCGGAATGCTGGCGGTCAGCGTCCGCGTCAGCCCTTCCGGTCAGGCTCTTCCCGGGGCCACGGTGATGCAGTTCGTCTTCCCCCTCGCCGTCGGCCTCGGGTCCTACCTCTTCCTGACCTCGGCGTTCGTCGCGCTGTCACCCACGGCCCACGAGCGCGAGGCATCCGCGGCGGCCCAGCGGCCGGTCGAGAGCGCCGCGCGCTGA
- a CDS encoding nitrate- and nitrite sensing domain-containing protein, which translates to MRTPRTTPAPGAEPPSQAPARGRRAHAGPPAEEHGGRDENAGGMGPGANPRPEAIPRPAGRWSPRPRTVRAKIICLLMVPVVSLFALWAYATVATAQDVARLRQLQRVDSMIRVPIDDAVTALQAERAASVRYATDPDSERQSDLRALAERTDHAVAKLRLGDRNTVADGADLPAGVAGRLDSFVTAAEDLRTLRSAVRERRTGWDETYGQYTEAISAAFAVTGSLTSVEDPGPGSEARVLLEFSRAGEALAQEDTVLSGARLAGTLDGERLRLFTGAVATRRALTDASVADLRGAEQASWRDLMGGSAYADVGAVEDRALASRPGATAVDAAPEGDWNAAHARVRDAMRTIEADAGRGVEGRAYPLSRGLRTPAGAAVVFGLTAVAASLVISVRIGRGLVVELVALRNSALEIARRKLPDAMRKLRAGEEIDVRAEAPSGPPSDDETGQVAEALNTVHRAALHAAVERAELASGISGIFVNLARRSQVLVHRQLSLLDSMERRSEDPDELGDLFRLDHLTTRMRRHAENLIILSGAAPGRAWRMPVSLTNVVRAAVSEIEDYARVDVRQFPETSVIGAAVADLTHLLAEVVENAAQFSPPHTHVRITGEPVGNGYALEVEDRGLGMGKETLDEANRRIEETETLDLSDSDRLGLFVVSRLAARHDIKVHLRTSPYGGTTAVVLLPTALLHPGSAERSPRGADTEEPAEREYARVSAAPEREVVQAPAERPVLVAPVQAAVEAPVDTTPETPPPGVTTLRLHRTPEASDGDDGLPRRVRQASLAPQLREERPEEPAHAPGPRSEDTRTPELVRDRMTAYRDGWARGSGRTSGPGGTSAPDAGGDSGEGDPA; encoded by the coding sequence ATGCGTACACCCCGTACAACCCCCGCACCCGGCGCCGAGCCGCCGTCCCAGGCTCCGGCGCGCGGCCGTCGTGCCCATGCCGGCCCGCCCGCCGAGGAGCACGGCGGCCGCGACGAGAACGCCGGCGGGATGGGACCCGGGGCGAACCCGCGTCCCGAGGCGATCCCACGTCCCGCCGGTCGTTGGAGTCCGCGCCCCCGCACCGTGCGGGCGAAGATCATCTGTCTGTTGATGGTGCCGGTCGTCTCGCTGTTCGCGCTGTGGGCGTATGCCACGGTGGCCACGGCTCAGGACGTCGCGCGACTGCGACAGCTGCAACGCGTGGACTCCATGATCCGTGTTCCGATCGACGACGCCGTCACCGCGTTGCAGGCCGAGCGGGCGGCGTCCGTCCGCTACGCGACCGATCCGGACTCCGAGCGGCAGAGCGACCTCAGGGCGCTCGCGGAACGCACCGACCACGCGGTGGCGAAACTGCGGCTCGGCGACCGCAACACCGTCGCCGACGGCGCCGACCTGCCTGCCGGGGTGGCAGGGCGCCTCGACTCCTTCGTCACCGCAGCGGAGGACCTGCGAACGCTGCGCAGCGCCGTACGGGAGCGCCGTACCGGCTGGGACGAGACCTACGGGCAGTACACCGAGGCCATTTCGGCGGCCTTCGCGGTGACCGGCTCACTCACCAGCGTCGAGGACCCGGGTCCGGGATCCGAGGCGCGCGTGCTCCTCGAGTTCTCGAGGGCGGGGGAGGCGCTCGCGCAGGAGGACACGGTGCTGTCCGGCGCGCGGCTCGCGGGCACCCTGGACGGCGAACGACTGCGGCTGTTCACCGGAGCCGTGGCCACCCGCCGTGCGCTGACCGACGCGTCCGTCGCGGATCTGCGGGGGGCCGAACAGGCGTCCTGGCGCGACCTCATGGGCGGTAGTGCGTACGCCGACGTGGGCGCCGTCGAGGACAGGGCGCTCGCGTCCCGGCCGGGCGCCACCGCCGTGGACGCCGCGCCGGAAGGCGACTGGAACGCGGCTCACGCGCGCGTGCGTGACGCCATGCGCACGATCGAGGCCGACGCGGGCCGAGGTGTCGAGGGCCGGGCCTACCCGCTGAGCCGCGGTCTTCGAACGCCCGCCGGCGCCGCCGTCGTGTTCGGTCTCACCGCCGTCGCCGCGTCACTCGTCATCTCCGTACGCATCGGCCGCGGCCTGGTCGTCGAACTGGTGGCCCTGCGCAACAGCGCCCTCGAGATCGCCCGGCGCAAACTCCCCGACGCCATGCGCAAACTGCGCGCGGGGGAGGAGATCGACGTCCGGGCCGAGGCCCCGTCGGGGCCGCCCTCCGACGACGAGACCGGCCAGGTCGCGGAGGCCCTGAACACCGTCCACCGGGCCGCCCTGCACGCCGCGGTCGAACGCGCGGAACTCGCGAGCGGAATCTCCGGAATCTTCGTCAATCTCGCCCGCCGCAGCCAAGTCCTCGTGCATCGCCAACTGAGCCTGCTGGACAGCATGGAGCGCCGGTCCGAGGATCCGGACGAACTGGGCGACCTCTTCAGGCTCGACCACCTCACCACCCGTATGCGGCGCCACGCGGAGAACCTCATCATCCTCTCGGGCGCGGCACCCGGCCGGGCCTGGCGCATGCCGGTCTCACTGACGAACGTGGTCCGCGCGGCCGTGTCCGAGATCGAGGACTACGCGCGCGTGGACGTACGGCAGTTCCCGGAGACGTCCGTCATCGGCGCCGCTGTCGCGGACCTCACGCATCTCCTTGCGGAAGTCGTCGAGAACGCCGCGCAGTTCTCACCGCCGCACACCCATGTCCGTATCACCGGTGAGCCGGTCGGCAACGGCTACGCCCTGGAGGTCGAGGACCGGGGGCTGGGGATGGGCAAGGAGACACTCGACGAGGCCAATCGACGCATCGAGGAGACCGAGACGCTCGACCTGTCCGACAGCGACCGTCTCGGTCTCTTCGTGGTCAGCAGGCTCGCCGCCCGGCACGACATCAAGGTGCACCTGCGGACCTCGCCCTACGGAGGCACCACCGCGGTCGTCCTGCTTCCCACGGCGCTGCTGCACCCAGGTTCGGCGGAACGATCCCCTCGCGGGGCGGACACCGAAGAGCCCGCGGAACGCGAGTACGCGCGCGTGTCGGCCGCCCCCGAAAGGGAGGTCGTCCAGGCGCCCGCCGAGCGGCCCGTCCTCGTGGCTCCCGTACAGGCCGCCGTCGAAGCCCCCGTGGACACCACACCCGAAACACCGCCACCTGGAGTCACCACCTTGCGGCTGCACCGCACTCCGGAAGCCTCCGACGGTGACGACGGCCTCCCCAGGCGCGTACGGCAGGCCAGCCTTGCACCCCAACTGCGCGAAGAGCGCCCTGAGGAGCCGGCCCATGCGCCCGGTCCCCGGAGCGAAGACACCCGCACCCCCGAACTCGTACGGGACCGTATGACGGCCTACCGCGACGGCTGGGCGCGCGGCAGCGGCCGGACATCCGGTCCCGGCGGCACCTCAGCCCCCGACGCGGGTGGCGACAGCGGCGAAGGAGACCCCGCGTGA